Proteins from one Malania oleifera isolate guangnan ecotype guangnan chromosome 4, ASM2987363v1, whole genome shotgun sequence genomic window:
- the LOC131154427 gene encoding uncharacterized protein LOC131154427, with protein sequence MSESDKDASNVGGEDRVGCGNEGGEDEEDGDVDDGIGTGIERKKQKTQRHGRGIRRATRAIFLSPLGRAKKRLLPYRGNAGGRRFGGGGGCYLCLTRPQTMESPAESPGSDPNSPEFTYELLKALIENNDFYSKDCNPHLIVN encoded by the coding sequence atgtcgGAATCCGATAAGGATGCATCCAACGTTGGCGGCGAAGATAGGGTTGGTTGCGGGAACGAGGGGGGCGAAGACGAAGAGGACGGCGACGTAGATGATGGAATTGGGACTGGGATTGAGAGGAAAAAGCAGAAAACACAGAGACATGGGCGTGGGATTAGGAGAGCTACGCGCGCGATATTCCTCTCTCCGCTGGGAAGAGCCAAGAAACGACTTCTACCATACAGAGGAAATGCAGGAGGCAGGAGGTTTGGGGGTGGTGGTGGTTGTTACTTGTGTTTAACGCGGCCTCAAACTATGGAATCGCCGGCGGAGTCGCCGGGAAGCGACCCCAACAGTCCAGAATTCACTTATGAGCTATTGAAAGCCCTCATAGAGAACAACGATTTCTACTCGAAGGACTGCAATCCCCACTTGATAGTAAATTAA